The genomic stretch AATACCATATATAAATGAAAAAAAAGTTGAAATAAGAAAAAAGTACAGAATATAAAATATATACTTATTCGTTAAATTATATTTTGTAATAATAAAATTTGTTAAAATTTGTATTAAAAAAAAGATTGGGAAAAGTAAACTACCAATTACTGCATCCATAATTTTTTGTTTCCCCTGGAAGAATACTATTATTATAGAAATAATAAGAAATATTACAAATAAAACTAAGTTAAACTTGATAATCTTAACTTGATTTTTTTTAATAAAAAAAATATATTCCCAAAGAGAAGTATCAACAAAATGAATATTGTTATTTCCATAAATTAATTTGACTAAAGTTAGAAAATTAATTTTATATTTTCTTATCTAAGGCCTTTTTTATTCTATCTCTTTGCATACAAACTCTGCATCCTTCTCCCGAACCGATTTGATGATTTGGATTTTTCTTTAGTTTTTCAATAAATTTTTTATAATAAGAATCACCCTGCTTATAATACGTTACCAAGATTGCCTCTTGTTTTTCTTGCTTAAATTGTTTTATGTAACTATCAAATAAAGTTTTTGCTTTTTTTATTACTAAAGTAGCTAAGTGTACAGTTCCATCGTTAGATCTAATATAGTCAACCAGATCAGTATAATCCCAGTTTTTCTTTTTAAAAGTTTGTGGATATTGATTATATAATTCTTTTGCTGTTTCAAGTTTGATATTACCAATCCCCAAATCGTGTTTTGTAGAATTTAATAACTTTTTGTTAGAGTTTATAAATGCGTCAAACTCAATTGCAAAGTTTGGCATCCAATTAATCAGAACATCGTCTTGAAACCAATCTACGGATTTCCTCCACCCTTTTCTCGAATTATATTCGTCAGCAATAGCTCCTGCAACTGCAATTTCAGGAACTTTATACAATTGAGAATAAAATTTAATCAAATCTGAAATTTCTGAAATTGTTTTAAAAACATTGCTTGTATAAGGAAAATTATCTTCACTAACATCATCTTTAGAATAGGGAAAATTAATCTCTGGTTTACATCCATCTATTGTTTTTAAATCAAACTTAAGAATTAGTGGATTTTTATACTCAGCATAGATTTTTGAATTTAAATAATTTATTTTGCAATAAAATTCAAGTTCTTTATCTTCTCCCCATTCATAAAATAAATCCATGAAATCTTCTTTTATCAAAAACTTTACTGATAGTCTATTACTATTTACCTGAAGTGTTTTCGAATCTAATAGCCGATCTTCTACCTTATTTTTTTCATAAAGGAAAACAGTCATTTTGGTATTCTTTTGAAAAGAATGCAATGATATATTCAGTGTTGCAAACTGCCCAAACTTTATATTTCTTGATGCCCAATTGGCTCCGACAAAATACTTCTCATTTCCACTATTTATTGATTTTTCATCTGTATTGGAATTCCCTAACCCTAACGCTTTAATTTTAGGGATTCCTAATGCTTTTACTGTACTCATTTTTTCATAATTTTAAAGTTAAAAATAAAATGGCGGCAGTAAAACCGCCATTCTTTATTAATTATCCTAAAGTACTTTCCGTTTTGTCAGAACGCTGTAATTGTATGTCTCTAGGCTCAAAACTTGTCGTGTCTTCAAGCTCCGAAGGATTTTCACAATTTTCATGATCTGTTTCAGGGAAAATCGGTAGTGGTTGCTCCACTGGTAATCCTGTGGATTTATCCTGAAGAATAGTCAATGTCGTAGGCATTCTGGTAATCCAGAATTTACCTTGAGCTTCTCCGGTTGGCTGTCTCATTTCGTCTACGATAGACATATACATTGGGTCTCCGATGACAGGAACTTCGCCGCCATTCCAAATTTTACCTGTTGTCAGGAAAAACTGTACAGCATCTTCAAATCCCGGCTTAACAGTTACCACCACTCTTGCCATCCCTGCCTGAAGGAAACTTCTGAATAGTGGGTCGACGCTTTCCGAAATATACATATCCTGCCATTCCTTACGGTTTGCCCAGTAATATGGATAGAAAGTATAATCCATCACTTCCCATTCAAATGCCTGTTCCATGAACTTCGCCAAAGCCGTGTATTTATCAAGATCCTCACCTAAGTACACCTGATAGTTCTCCATCAAAGTGTCTTTCTCTGATCCGTTGGTCATTACCTGTCCTAATACATTTAAATAATCCTGAAGCAGATAAGCAATACAATTGTGCTTTAAGACATCATGCTCCATGTATCTGTAGAATTTTCCAACTTTATCCTTTGCTTCCTCTTCTTTAGCTTTTTGTTCAGCATCTAATCTTGCTTGTTCTTCCAGGAATTTCTTATACGCTTCTTCATATGCAGCAATGATCTTTTTATACTGCTCCATTCTCCATTGCGCCAAATATTCTTCACTTAGCTGACAGGTAATTTTCGCTGAGATTCTGTAATGGTTAATATTTTCTCCACCAACGCCCATTGTGACATTTCCCTGAAGGTTAAGACCTCCTTTTGTATCATTGGTGTTGATATCACCGCGAGCACTATAAGAATTATCCCATCCTGCAAGATTAGAATATCGTATTGTTGCCGCCATACTTTGAGCTCCTCCCCAAACACTCTTCTTTTGTCTGTTTCTTTTAGCAAAACATGAAAAAACGACTGTTCTTCCGACGTAATTTGCAGGAATTTGAATAGCACTGATATCAGTTCCGAAACCATTATCTGTATTTGGTGAACCGTTAGCATCATGATTAATTTCGAGGCTTTTCTTTAAAGTTTCATCCAAGGTTACTCCATAGATATCGGCCCAGTACTGTAATTTCGTATCTGTTACAGCCTTCATATCTCTCATGTTCCAAGGTTCCGGAGCTGTTCTAGGGTCTACCGGAGCTTTCAGAATATTTCCTTTTGCCACAGTTAAAGCCAAACGATGCAGTTTAGCCGGTTCTGGAACCATAAATTCAAACATGGTACGCTTACCGTAATTATAGATCTGGTTTTTATATTTCATATCAACCCATCTGTATACTCCCGTAATATGCTGTGGCGGCTCATTTCCTACAACAGATTTACCTCTGTTATCAAATTCGTGAACGTTGGTCTCCGTATATTCTTTGATGATTTTCTGAATTCTTTCCTCATTGATTTTTGTCAGAACTCTTTCCATTGCTCTTTCAGTAATCTCCTGAGATTTCATTACCGCCTGGCGTGTACTGTCATGCTGTGCCGTATTGTTAGCATAATCAGCACCGATGTCAAATTTCATCGCATTATCATTTCCATAACTGAAACGCGTGTAGGCGGTAATACTTTGCTGCTTGTCTAATTCCTTCGCCACCTCAGTCTGCATGTCAGTTCTGGATGTTTTAGAAGTATCGGAAACTTTTTCAGTTTCAACAGATTTGGATGTTGTATCTGTAATCTCTGAATATTCTCTTGAAACAGAAGACTTGTGGCGTAATTCGCTGGCCATGACGTTTTCTATATTCGAAACTAATCCAGGTACGTAGGCGTGGACACTTTGTACCACTTTCAAATAATCTGCTATACCTAATCTCTTAATGCCAAAATGTTGTCTCACTTTTGGCTCTTTAACATACGGTTCTTCAACAGGAATTTCTCTTCCTGGTTTTAATATAAGAATCCCGGTAAACATTTCATTATTCGGAACTTTAGAAAGTTCTAAATAGGCCTCTCTTCCATTGTTAAAATAAATATCGATTTTTACGGAAGAAATGGTTGTAAATCTATTGACTGCCAATGCGGGAAAGCTTACAACGCCATTATTTACGACTACATTACCGATACTTTCCTCATAATGCCCACTATTGAGTTCCATTGTAATTTTTGCATTGGCAACGCTCCACGAGTTGTCTTCAACTTCGAGAGAAAAATTGACAAAACCATTATTAGGAACAAAAGCAGATCTGTACCAGTTGGAAATAAAACTGTATGCTAAATGAGTTCTCGCACGCGAATTTGCAATCGGAACAAGAGCTCCTCCGATGTTGGCGTATTGTGTCTGTGGAAGATTAGCGTTTTCCATTGCAATCCTTGATTCTTCAGACATTTGATTTTGTAATTCAGTGAAAACATTGTCGAATCTCAAGAATCTGTCATCTATTTGAAGCAACTGTGCTCCTACTCGTAATTCTGTTTCTGAGACAAACTCTGGTTGTAAATCTGCTGCGCCTTTAACAAAGATTTCAGGAACTAATTGTTGAATAGAAAATAGTTCCATGAATAGTTCCAGTGATTCGGCTGTAAGCTTTGCCTGAAGATCAGTGATGTTGATCTCGCTCGCATAAGAAAACTCAAATGCCGGAACTTCTAATTCTCTTAAACGTTCATAAAGTCTTCTTAATTCTTCTTCCGATCCTTTTTGTTCTTCAAGGAGTTCGATTTGAGCCTGTACGGTATCATACTGGTCCTGTTGACCTTCATAACTTCTTGTGTAAGCAATGAATGCCGAATTATAGGCTTTATAATAAGAAGCATGATAAGACTGCCGAATTTTATCCAGTTCAGAATTTAATTTTTCTAATTTTGTTTTTCTAAGAATAGCTTTGGTAGCGGCCAAATCAATTTTAGCCTCTGTTTTTATTCTTTCTTGAGAACTCTCATTAATCACTGATGCTTCAGTCGAAGTCGATCTATTGGCCAGTACCGCTGAGCTTGCTTGATCTTCACCAAATAGATATGTTGGAAGAACAACTTTCGCATTGAATGCATTTTCAAGTGGTTTTTTGCCGCCATTTGCTTTGATGACATCGTCATCAATATGAATATTCTGTGCAAATCCCAGATGAATTGCTTTAAGGATATGAGTGATTGCTTCTTTTACATAAAAGTCTTTTTGTGAAATAACCTGATAAATAAAATTATTCCATAGTTTTTCAAACATTTTTATTGCATCAACAGTTAGCTCTTGTTGATCATTAAGCTTTTATAATATTCTTTAGTAAGACTCCAATCTATGTCTTCAAGTTTTTCTTGTTTTGAAATTTTTCTGCCAATAATTAAAAGTTGGCTAAATGATCCTGTTTCAAGTTCTTTCTCTGATTTAATAGCTTCAGCATCAAAATACCTTATTTTTGATGACATGGCGTTTAATTTCAAGGTTTTGGCTAATCTTGCCGAAACTGCTTCATCAAATAATCCTTTTGCTCCTGAAGGTCTATGAATAAAACCTAGATTTCTTCTTTTTATTTCTGTAAGTTGTGGGTTTCTTAAACTCACGAATCTAAATAACGTCTGAGACGCATCGTTTTTTGATTTCATTTGTATTTTTTTTATTTTTAAGATTAAAATTTTGAAGTGTCTTTTTATTAGATTTACTTCAGGTTTCAGCCTTATTTTTTTAGGTGGTTATTGGCTAGGTATTCCACCTTCATTTAATTTTCAATCATTTTATTGTGTTTTTAATTGTTGTTTTAAACATAGTTCTGGCTGTTCGGCATTTTGAGAATGCTGAATAAAACATGTTCGTAAAAATTTATAATGGGTTGTGTTGTTTTGGTATATTAAATTTAAGACGTCACAACGACAAAACTTGACGTATTTAAGAATTAAATGTCATTCTTATTCGTTTCAAATTCTTCCTCCAGAATGTCATTTTCAAAATCTTCTCTGAAGAAATTTTCAATATCATCAAGGTAATTTTCGTAATCTATTTCTGTGTTTTCGATATCAGTCCAGCTAACGGTGTAAAGATCCTGATTAAAAAAGATGTCTGAATTGTGATTTGGTGTTTCCATGTTTTGTGTTTTTAAATGTTAGTGCTTTTTGAGAATATTTTAGGCTGTTCAACATTGTTTAAATATTGAATTTAAAAGGTTCTCTAAAGGTTTTTTAAGATTTTCTTATGCCTTTGTTTATTACAAATCTAATTGGGAAGAACGACAAAACTTGACGTGTTTTTAAATTTAAAAAATTTAATTTTGTTGTTCAATTATAATAGAATAAGCTTATAATGATTGATTATAATCTTAAAAGCTTATATTTTATTTTTAATGAGTTTCTGTACAATTTGGTTTAAAACATCTCTGTTGTCATCAATATAACCCAATCCTGCCTGAATTAAATTTTCAATATTTGATCTTCTTACATTATCCATCGCAGGAGAAGCATTCTTCAACGAAGGATTTAGGCGATAATAGTTTTTCTGATTTCTGGATCCTAAAGTATTGAACATCTGGCAAAGCTGATAATCTACCGTTTCTGCATTAGCAGACATCAGAATATCAATAATCGGAGTGACCCAGCCCAGCTTTCCTGCTTTTTCCATTTTTTTGAAAGAATAGCGTTTTGATTCAATTCCGGTTCCGATGGAAATAATAATCATATCATTTACAGTCGGATAATTGGCTTTTTGATGATTTTTTAATACTGCTGCGAAGGGAGTTTTTCTTGCTTCCGCATAAGCACAAAGTGCCGGATTATTGGCAAACATTCCACCGTCAATTAAACTAAAAACCTGTCCGTACATCGATTTAATCTGAACCGGAGTAAAATAAGTTGGCGCCGCTGAAGTTGCTCTGCAAACATCTTTCACGTAAAAATTATCCGTAATTAAATTTGCTTTCCAAGAATTAAATAATTTTGCTCTTCTGTTTTCTATGTCATAGCTTGTTATTAAGCAGGGTTTTATGAGTTCTTTTAATTCTAAATTTCCAAAAAATTCGTTGAGGTTTTTTTCGAGGGCTTCCTGAGAAATCTTTTCATTCAATAATCCAAATGGGTTGATCAGTTTTTCCCAAAAAGAAACCTGAAATATATCGCCACCTTTTTCAGAATACAATTCCAAACCTTTCTGAATAGAATATTTTGCTTTTCTGTGTTCATCGGGACACAAAATAATCGCTGCAATCAATGCTCCCGTGCTGCTTCCTGCCACCAGATCAAAATAATCTCCAAGCTTTGCACTTGGTTTGTCATTAATCTGCAGCTGCTCTTCTATGTAGCGTAAAATAATGCAGGTAATAATGCCTCTTATTCCGCCTCCATCTAAAGAAAGTAGGGTTGTCTTTTTCATTTTTCTACTGTTATTTTGGTAGAATAAAGATAGTAGCGGGAGGCGACAGAACTTGACGTGTTAAATGAAAATTAGTAAATTTTATAAAGAAATATGTAAAGTTTTTTATGTAAATAATAACCTCTTATTTAAGTTATTTGTTGGGTACGATTAAAATTAATTTAAAGATTATTATTTCGACTTATTCTTATTTCTATATTCTGTTATTTGCAGCGTATCATCAAAAATTACAATGCGGTAATCATTTTTCTCATCTTTTTTATCTAAAACATAGATGTCATAATAAACCTGCGTTGGATCTTCGTATCTATGATTTACTCTTCTTGCAATGGCTTGTCGGGTATCATAAATGTCTATTCCTTTGGTTTTTAACAGAAACTCTCTAATGTCGACAAAGCTGTGCTTGAATTTTTCTTCATAGTTGGTTATTTTAATAATCTTTCCATTCTCGTCATATTCATAGCTTTTGTTTATAGATTCTTGCCGAAATGTGGTAGACCATCTTCTGAGCTGTCCCTTATAATCATATTTTTTTCTGATTACAAAAGGATTCCATTTTTTTGAAATTTCTTCTGCGTATTCACCATCTGAATCCGGAGAATCTCTTTTAGGTAAGCTATATCTTTGTCTGATATTTTTCCCATTTTCCGTAAATTCAAAATCATAGTGCCCTTCTTTTATCCTTCTTTCATTATATTTTTTAATATCAAATCTGGAACTATCTACTGCAGGTTTTTCTTCTGCTATTATTTTTGCATTTTTACTTTCTGTTTTTTCTGCTGTTTTTGCAGTACAGGAAAATAATAAACTAAAAAAAAATATAGAAATAAATGGTGCTATTGTTTTCATATTGTAAGCAATTATTTCGACTTATTCTCATTTCTATATTCTTTTATTTGCAGTGTATCATCAAAAATTACAATGCGGTAATCATTTTTCTCATCTTTTTTATCTAAAACATAGATGTCGTAATAAACCTGCGTTGGATCTTCGTATCTATGGTTTACTCTTCTGGCAATGGCTTGTCGGGTATCATAGATGTCTATTCCTTTGGCTTTTAACAGAAACTCTCTAATATCAGTAAAGCTGTGCTTGAATTTTTCTTCGTAGTTGGTTATTTTAATAATCTTTCCACTCTCGTCATATTCATAGCTTTTGTTTATGGGCTCTAATCTGAATGTTTGCGACCACGCTATTAGCTGTCCTTTAAAATTATATCCTTTACGGATTACAAAAGGATTCCATTTTTTTGAAATTTCTTCTGCGTATTCACCATCTGAATCCGGAGAGTCTCTTTTAGGTAAGCTATATCTTTGTCTGATATTTTTCCCATTTTCCGTAAATTCGAAATCATAGTGCCCTTCTTTTATCCTTCTTTCATTATATTTTTTAATATCAAATCTGGAACTATCTATTGCAGGTTTTTTTTCTGCTATTATTGCATTTTTACTTTCTGGTTTTTCTGTGGTTTTTGCAGTACAAGAAAATAATAAACTAAAAAAAAATATCGAGATAAATGGTGCTATTGTTTTCATATCGTAAGCAATTATTTCGACTGATTCTCATTTCTATATTCTGTTATTTGCAGCGTATCATCAAAAATCACAATGCGGTAGTCATTTTTCTCATCTTTTTTATCTAAAACATAGATGTCATAATAAACCTGCGTTGGATCTTCGTATCTATGGTTTACTCTTCTTGCAATGGCTTGTCGGGTATCATAGATGTCTATTCCTTTGGTTTTTAACAGAAACTCTCTAATGTCTGCAAAGCTGTGCTTGAATTTTTCTTCATAGTTGGTTATTTTAATAATCTTTCCACTCTCATCATATTCATAGCTTTTGTTTATAGATTCTTGCCGAAATGTGGTAGACCATCTTCTGAGCTGTCCCTTATAATCATATTTTTTTCTGATTACAAAAGGGCTCCATTTTTTTGAAATTTCTTCTGCATATTCTTGTGTGTCTTCTTTTTCTTGTTCAGGAAAAACAGTCCATTGTCGAACGGTTCTGTCATCAGCTATCTCTTCTTCGTATTGAGCATCAAACCCTGATTTTTTAAAATTTTCTTTAAATAATTTTTGTTTGTATGCATTTGCCTCAAACTTCTTTATATCAAAACGAGAACTATCTAGTGCAGGTTTTTCTTCTGCTATTATTTTTGCATTTTTACTTTCTGGTTTTTCTACCGTTTTCGCGATACAGGAAGTTAATAAAAAGCTAGAAATAATTAACGAAATGAATGGTGCTATTGTTTTCATATCGTAAGCAATTATTTCGACTTATTCTCATTTCTATATTCTTTTATTTGCAGCGTATCATCAAAAATCACAATGCGGTAGTCATTTTTCTCATCTTTTTTATCTAAAACATAGATGTCGTAATAAACCTGCGTTGGATCTTCGTATCTATGATTTACTCTTCTGGCAATGGCTTGCCGGGTATCATAAATGTCTATTCCTTTGGTTTTTAACAGAAACTCTCTAATGTCGACAAAGCTGTGCTTGAATTTTTCTTCATAGTTGGTTATTTTAATAATCTTTCCATTCTCGTCATATTCATAGCTTTTATTGATGGGCTCTAATCTGAATGTTTGCGACCACGCTATTAGCTGTCCTTTAAAATTATATCCTTTACGGATTACAAAAGGATTCCATTTTTTTGAAATTTCTTCTGCGTATTCTTGTGTGTCTTCTTTTTCTTGTTCAGGAAAAACAGTCCATTGTCGAACGGTTCTGTCATCAGCTATCTCTTCTTCGTATTGAGCATCAAACCCTGGTTTTTTAAAGTTTTCTTTAAATAATTTTTGTTTGTATGCATTTGCCTCAAACTTCTTTATATCAAAACGAGAACTATCTAGTGCAGGTTTTTCTTCTGCTATTATTTTTGCATTTTTATTTTCTGGTTTTTCTACCGTTTTCGCGATACAGGAAGTTAATAAAAAGCTAGAAATAATTAACGAAATGAATGGTGCTATTGTTTTCATATTGTATTTTATACTTTCAAAAGTAATTAAAAAAAATATACACTTATTATATTTCAACATCTGAAAATTTATTGATGAAAATGCGCTCAATATAAATAAACAAGCATGAGTTGTCATATTGAAAGGATCTTGATGGGATGCGGTAAATGCTTCTATTTCGGATCACTTTCTATTTCTGGAATATTCTTATTGGCAATTTTCCATTGCCATCTCCAGAGAGTCTCTCTTTCTCCTCCTTTTACTGTGCCGTCTGGATCTACTGCTCTGTAAGACATGTAATTATCTGTTGATTTTTCCTCGAAAGTACACAAGATTTTTGATGTAGGAATTGGGTTTTCGTCTATATGAGTATGATAGATCCCTAATCCGTGCAAAACTTCATGAGCCAGAGAAGTATCATTTGCTCTTTTGGCGCTATTCAGGCTGTTGAAGAGCATTGCCGTATTTTCGCCGATGTTTTTTACCTCTCCTTCTACAGCATGATTATCAAAAAAATAAGAGGAACGATAGGTCTGAAATGAATCTTCCCGAAAGGCAAATACCGTAAAAATATTATCAATAAGATACTGCTCATCAACTGTTTCTTTGGAATTTTTATAGAAAGTCCTTTTTAAAAGATTTTGGTTTTTTGAGATATAAAGTTTTTTCACATAATCGTGGCAGTCGCTGTAAGCATAGCTGTGGAATATCCCGCCATCTGTCCATTTAACAGTCGGAATGGTTTTATGAAAAATATACTTTCCATATTGATCATTACCAAAATTGTTTTTTATAATTTTAAAGTTATCATTATCCGATAAATCCAATAATGGAACCTCCAAAATATTTGGAAGTATCAGGCATTGGTACATTGCTTTTCTTAAAGCATCGACTTCTGCAGGTTCTATCTCGCCGGTATTAGCATTTGGGGATGGTACGTTTTTAATATTTGTTTTAATATTTACCAACGCAAAATTCACATTTTTTCTTACTTTTTCGTTGTTTTGCAATACTGTAATTTTTCCTGCAAGAGATCTCTTGTACTTTCTATCCTGCGGATAGGCGTAGATTTTAATTTCCTTATTGCTGTCCAGATCTTTTTTGCAGATAATGGTAATTTCTTTTGTTTTAGATTGATGTATTCCTCTATCTGCAGATTTATCGGCAAGTATTTGCGGTGTAATGTCGAAAAGAGTGGTGTCATATTCAAACTTTAGAACAGAGTTCCTTGCAATTTCCACTATAGCAGAAAGTGTAACACTAAACTGGGGTTGTACAAAATCTTTTGGAAGTTTCATCGCTTCTACTGTTTCTTTTGAAAACATAGAGAGATACGGAACCTGATAATTTTTTTCTTCCCTTTCTTTTTGGCTTTTCCTGAATGACAGATTAA from Chryseobacterium indoltheticum encodes the following:
- a CDS encoding patatin-like phospholipase family protein; this encodes MKKTTLLSLDGGGIRGIITCIILRYIEEQLQINDKPSAKLGDYFDLVAGSSTGALIAAIILCPDEHRKAKYSIQKGLELYSEKGGDIFQVSFWEKLINPFGLLNEKISQEALEKNLNEFFGNLELKELIKPCLITSYDIENRRAKLFNSWKANLITDNFYVKDVCRATSAAPTYFTPVQIKSMYGQVFSLIDGGMFANNPALCAYAEARKTPFAAVLKNHQKANYPTVNDMIIISIGTGIESKRYSFKKMEKAGKLGWVTPIIDILMSANAETVDYQLCQMFNTLGSRNQKNYYRLNPSLKNASPAMDNVRRSNIENLIQAGLGYIDDNRDVLNQIVQKLIKNKI